One window of Trifolium pratense cultivar HEN17-A07 linkage group LG5, ARS_RC_1.1, whole genome shotgun sequence genomic DNA carries:
- the LOC123887558 gene encoding uncharacterized protein LOC123887558, translating into MATQKKHIEEIRRKKFSIGGNQNPLTEDLHHAVKNLSDELYTKDVHFLMELIQNAEDNHYNEGVSPTLEFIITSKDITATGAPATLLIFNNEKGFSPQNIESICSVGRSTKKGNRSSGYIGEKGIGFKSVFLVTAQPYIFSNGYQIRFSERPCPHCSLGYIVPEWVEEKPTLHDIEQIYGAGKDSLPTTVIVLPLKPDKIEPVKKQLSSIHPEVLLFLSKIRNLSVREDNENPKKNTVTAVSISSEINFVTRKNMNAESYTINLSAGENRSDEKQCSYYMWKQRFPVKLENVVERRMDVEECVVTLAFPFEERLHIHKVKRLRTDKSSPGVYAFLPTDMVTNLPFIIQADFVLSSSRETILLDDKWNQGILEYVPSAFVDAFNTLVTGSDAAPVSNLPIMFKFLPIHHTPLENFSRVCEKIKEKLLEEKIIPIETFTDQKHFCKPSEVRRLLPKFWNILTMAKEEEVYLLDLSSHDGRKILNSSFDKRKYGAILNFLGVKLVEVDWYANCIQNCNLVDGVSDNLYLEILMFFTKTWSIKKLNNSNIINIPLIKYVSSDGTPSFFTIEECRQKEAGAKRVILADSSQTSFLINWNKTFGNAANQFFMPESTQQAISKKKDLLDWLADNVNVDRLNWYIFANGLSSSIKSNRKLAIAFAHFLYHSLSAGYLSSQEVDDLCSSMPLVDKQGRVKKSRNGVLLPANVSKWADLMVSNPWINEGYVELGKAYLNASYAGQTTDSEKFIEFLKTHVGASDIPHLSPPNAGFSAADTRLTKDNAFLLLDWIRDLKHKRVPLPEKFLECIKEGNWLKVTGNEYMSPSKSFLIGSLGKFWQSGSVLVDIPFIDESFYGDRINEYKEELKTIGVMFNCEEACAFIGKELMTRAASISLTRSHVLMMLNFIQYLWRNHLPLDDFVNKIKEGSWLKTSYGLRSPEGSVLNDSEWEVASQISDIPFIDHSYYGKEIFSYKEELKLLGVIINLHGNYQVVIQHLKSQSNLASLTAEAVYLIMECIKCSNVPIGVLNSIKGVSCMKTNMGFKIPSECFLYDQVWGCILYVFNDLPVIDHKFYGEKIFSYKDELRKIGVVVDFENAIKLFAFLFKKKALEISINQEHVISFLKCYRQLEGMFPSDFLTIIRTTKWLHTSVGGFRWPRNCILNGPEWESISPITRLPFIGYSDKCYGYMKELKSIGVVTELKDGLKFVSDCLNFPSDPSTISPQSVFSLLECIQLLMQENELGLTYVFREILSGNWLKTHAGYRPPAKCLLFDSKWSSYLNPTDGPFIDEDFYGPKIASFQKELNAIGVISEVGKGCSLLASHAESLSDHDNIVKIYLYLYKHTWKPHEKAASKIWIPDGNKGGKWVDSKECIIQDPSKLFSSKFYVLEDIYDHDSSIVPFFDFIMKVKNKPSVEDYVDLWNDWGSSMKQLQYDDCYKFWTSISKHLSAYEEKKLAAESLMKLPATSGNNEIFLVDKKDAFIPDNLHMKKLFEQEKVFVWYPQYNMTPSSKSDNNAPLSKSKLSDIYRNIGVKNISESLCKDESSLVNDGDKLNCVDPNDIFNLKGLVRLILGFLALPKLKMEPKKRHEAVQSLTNLSFYETMEPINVSYSLSLSSGDIITKKANKRARLESRRFIIQKMNEVPGDELKSAISFSEAVSEGILREKPDHVAALSELITLGFVVKFKKEEIDVLMESKNLQIEHEDEEFLRSAFPSG; encoded by the exons ATGGCTACACAGAAAAAACACATTGAagagataagaagaaaaaagttcTCAATTGGTGGCAATCAAAACCCTTTGACTGAGGACCTTCATCATGCTGTCAAGAATCTCTCAGATGAACTTTATACCAAAGATGTTCATTTCCTCATGGAGCTCATTCAG AATGCTGAAGATAACCACTATAATGAAGGAGTGAGTCCAACGTTGGAGTTCATCATAACTTCAAAGGACATAACAGCTACCGGTGCTCCAGCTACGTTACTTATTTTCAACAATGAAAAGGGTTTCTCCCCACAAAACATTGAGTCTATCTGCAGTGTTGGACGATCAACAAAGAAAGGCAATAGGAGCAGCGGTTACATAGGCGAAAAAG GAATTGGTTTCAAGAGTGTCTTTCTGGTTACTGCTCAGCCTTATATTTTTAGCAACGGATATCAGATAAGGTTCAGTGAGAGGCCATGTCCACATTGCAGTCTCGGGTATATAGTTCCTGAATGGGTTGAGGAGAAGCCAACCCTTCATGACATAGAGCAGATATACGGTGCTGGTAAAGATTCCCTTCCAACTACAGTAATTGTCTTGCCTCTGAAGCCGGACAAGATTGAACCTGTGAAAAAGCAGCTCTCAAGCATTCACCCGGAAGTTTTACTTTTCCTTTCGAAAATCAGAAACCTTTCTGTCAGAGAAGATAACGAGAATCCCAAAAAGAACACTGTAACTGCTGTGTCTATTTCAAGTGAGATCAACTTTGTGACAAGGAAAAACATGAATGCTGAGTCTTACACAATCAATCTATCTGCGGGAGAAAATAGAAGTGATGAAAAGCAATGCAGCTACTACATGTGGAAACAAAGGTTTCCTGTCAAGTTGGAAAATGTGGTGGAAAGAAGAATGGATGTGGAAGAGTGTGTTGTAACATTGGCCTTCCCATTTGAGGAGAGGCTTCACATTCACAAGGTTAAAAGGCTTCGCACGGATAAGAGCTCTCCTGGGGTTTATGCATTTCTTCCTACAGATATGGTTACTAATTTGCCCTTCATAATTCAAGCAGATTTTGTCCTTTCCTCATCAAGGGAGACAATTCTCTTGGATGATAAGTGGAATCAAGGGATACTTGAATATGTTCCATCAGCTTTTGTAGATGCGTTCAACACACTTGTCACAGGATCAGATGCAGCTCCGGTGTCCAACTTGCCTATTATGTTCAAATTCCTTCCAATTCATCATACTCCTTTAGAGAATTTCAGTCGCGTGTgtgaaaaaatcaaagaaaaactgcttgaagaaaaaattattcctATTGAGACATTCACAGATCAGAAGCACTTCTGTAAACCTAGTGAAGTACGCAGGCTACTACCTAAGTTTTGGAATATTTTGACAATGGCCAAAGAGGAAGAAGTGTACTTGCTTGACCTATCTTCTCATGATGGGAGGAAAATCTTGAATTCTTCATTTGATAAAAGAAAGTATGGTGCAATACTCAATTTCTTAGGGGTGAAACTAGTGGAGGTTGATTGGTATGCAAACTGTATACAGAATTGTAATCTTGTCGATGGAGTATCAGATAATCTCTATCTTGagattttaatgttttttactAAAACTTGGTCTATTAAAAAGTTGAATAACTCCAATATCATTAATATCCCATTGATTAAATATGTTTCTTCTGATGGGACTCCGTCTTTTTTCACTATCGAAGAATGCAGACAGAAAGAAGCAGGTGCCAAGCGAGTAATACTAGCAGACTCAAGTCAGACTTCTTTTTTGATCAATTGGAACAAAACATTTGGAAATGCAGCAAACCAGTTTTTCATGCCAGAAAGCACACAGCAAGCTATCTCGAAGAAGAAGGATTTGTTAGATTGGCTTGCAGATAATGTTAATGTTGACAGGCTGAATTGGTACATTTTTGCAAATGGCCTCTCCAGTTCGATTAAAAGTAACCGCAAGCTTGCCATTGCATTTGCTCATTTCTTATACCACTCTTTGTCAGCGGGTTATTTGTCAAGTCAGGAGGTTGATGATTTATGTAGTTCTATGCCACTTGTGGACAAGCAAGGACGTGTAAAAAAAAGCAGAAACGGAGTTCTTCTGCCTGCAAATGTTAGCAAATGGGCAGACTTAATGGTTTCTAATCCATGGATAAATGAAGGTTATGTTGAACTAGGAAAGGCGTACCTAAACGCATCTTATGCAGGCCAAACTACAGATTCTGAGAAGTTTATTGAATTCCTCAAAACTCATGTTGGAGCTTCTGACATACCTCATCTATCTCCTCCAAATGCTGGATTTTCAGCTGCGGATACACGACTTACCAAAGACAATGcttttttacttttggattggatTCGGGATCTGAAGCATAAGAGAGTTCCCCTACCGGAGAAGTTCTTAGAATGCATAAAAGAAGGAAACTGGCTTAAAGTTACAGGCAATGAATACATGTCTCCTTCAAAGTCATTCTTAATTGGCTCATTGGGAAAATTTTGGCAAAGTGGTTCAGTTCTTGTTGACATTCCCTTTATTGACGAGAGTTTCTATGGGGATAGAATAAATGAATACAAAGAAGAGTTGAAAACAATTGGAGTGATGTTCAATTGTGAGGAAGCATGTGCATTCATCGGAAAAGAACTAATGACTCGTGCAGCTTCTATCTCTTTAACCAGGAGTCATGTTCTTATGATGCTTAACTTCATCCAATATCTCTGGAGAAATCATCTTCCTTTGGACGATTTTGTCAATAAAATCAAAGAGGGAAGTTGGCTAAAGACATCTTATGGTCTTAGATCACCTGAGGGATCGGTATTGAATGATTCAGAATGGGAAGTTGCATCGCAAATTAGCGATATCCCTTTCATTGATCATTCTTATTATGGTAAGGAAATATTTAGTTACAAAGAGGAGCTCAAGTTGTTGGGGGTGATTATTAACTTACATGGGAATTACCAAGTTGTCATTCAGCATTTAAAGTCACAATCCAACTTGGCCTCTTTGACAGCTGAGGCTGTTTATCTGATAATGGAATGCATCAAATGCTCAAATGTTCCGATCGGAGTCTTAAATTCAATAAAGGGAGTGAGCTGCATGAAGACAAACATGGGTTTCAAAATACCAAGTGAATGTTTTTTGTATGACCAAGTGTGGGGCTGCATTTTGTATGTATTCAATGATCTTCCTGTTATCGATCATAAATTTTACGGGGAGAAGATTTTCTCATACAAAGATGAACTAAGGAAAATCGGGGTGGTGGTTGATTTTGAGAATGCTATAAAACTATTTGCTTTTCTCTTCAAAAAAAAGGCATTGGAAATTTCAATTAACCAAGAACATGTTATTTCATTTCTCAAATGTTACAGGCAGCTGGAAGGAATGTTTCCTTCTGATTTCTTAACCATCATACGTACAACGAAGTGGTTGCATACTAGTGTTGGTGGTTTTAGGTGGCCGAGAAATTGCATTTTAAATGGTCCGGAGTGGGAATCTATATCTCCTATAACCCGTCTCCCTTTCATCGGTTACAGTGACAAATGTTATGGTTACATGAAAGAGCTGAAGAGCATCGGTGTTGTTACTGAATTGAAAGATGGATTAAAGTTTGTGTCTGATTGTCTGAATTTTCCTTCAGATCCCTCCACCATTAGTCCTCAAAGTGTGTTTTCGTTGCTTGAATGCATCCAACTTCTAATGCAAGAAAATGAGCTTGGATTAACTTATGTTTTCAGAGAAATATTGTCCGGAAATTGGTTGAAGACACATGCTG GTTATAGGCCTCCAGCGAAGTGTTTATTGTTTGATTCCAAGTGGAGTTCTTACTTGAATCCAACTGATGGACCTTTTATTGATGAGGATTTTTATGGACCTAAAATTGCATCTTTCCAAAAAGAACTCAATGCAATAGGGGTCATTAGTGAAGTTGGGAAAGGGTGCTCTTTACTTGCCAGTCACGCTGAGTCTCTCTCTGATCACGATAACATcgtgaaaatatatttgtactTATATAAACACACCTGGAAACCTCATGAGAAAGCTGCGAGCAAGATTTGGATTCCAGATGGAAATAAAGGTGGTAAGTGGGTTGATTCTAAAGAATGCATCATACAAGACCCTTCTAAACTTTTTAGTTCAAAGTTTTATGTTCTAGAAGATATCTATGATCATGATAGCAGTATTGTTCCTTTTTTCGACTTTATAATGAAAGTCAAGAATAAGCCCTCCGTAGAAGATTATGTTGATCTATGGAATGATTGGGGGAGTTCAATGAAGCAGTTGCAATATGATGATTGCTACAAGTTTTGGACATCTATCTCAAAACATTTGAGCGCATATGAAGAGAAAAAACTTGCCGCGGAGAGTTTGATGAAACTACCTGCAACATCAGGAAATAATGAAATATTTCTGGTAGATAAGAAAGATGCTTTTATTCCTGATAATCTTCACATGAAGAAGCTTTTTGAGCAGGAGAAAGTTTTTGTATGGTATCCTCAGTATAACATGACACCATCGTCCAAGTCTGATAACAATGCACCATTGTCCAAGTCTAAACTATCCGACATTTACAGAAATATTGGTGTTAAAAATATCTCTGAATCACTATGCAAAGATGAATCATCCTTGGTGAATGATGGTGATAAACTGAACTGTGTTGATCCAAATGACATTTTCAACTTAAAGGGGTTGGTTAGGCTTATTCTTGGTTTTCTTGCATTACCTAAACTGAAAATGGAACCAAAAAAGAGACACGAAGCTGTTCAAAGTCTTACCAACTTGAGTTTCTACGAGACAATGGAGCCAATCAATGTAAGCTATAGTTTATCATTATCATCAGGAGACATCATTACAAAGAAAGCAAACAAAAGGGCGCGTTTGGAAAGTCGAAGGTTTATCATCCAGAAGATGAATGAAGTTCCCGGTGATGAATTGAAATCTGCTATAAGTTTCTCTGAAGCGGTATCTGAAGGCATTTTGCGTGAGAAACCTGATCATGTTGCTGCACTTTCTGAACTAATCACATTAGGTTTTGttgtgaaatttaaaaaagaagaaattgatgTTCTAATGGAATCCAAGAATCTGCAGATTGAGCACGAGGATGAGGAGTTTCTCCGTTCCGCGTTTCCTTCTGGCTAA
- the LOC123887421 gene encoding uncharacterized protein LOC123887421 — translation MATPKEHIEEIRTTKFSIGGKPNPLTEDLHHAVKNLSAELYAKDVHFLMELIQNAEDNNYHEGVSPTLEFVITSDDITGTGAPATLLIFNNEKGFSPKNIDSICSVGRSTKKGNRSSGYIGEKGIGFKSVFLVTAKPYIFSNGYQIRFNEKPCPHCSLGYIVPEWVEKPTLIDITQIYGKDSLPTTTTIVLPLKPDKVKPVKQQLSSVHPEVLLFLTKIRHLSVREVNENPEQNTVTAVSILSEINFVTRKNMNAESYTLHLSAEENTDAEKECSYYMWKQKFPVRSENVVERRTDVEEWVVTLAFPNQERLHRGKSSPGVYAFLPTEMVTNFPFIIQADFVLASSRETILLDNKWNQGILECVPSAFMDALRTLVIGSDEAPVSSLVRMFKFLPIESSPFEKFNYVRDKIKAKLVDENIVPIETYTKQKHFYKPGEVNRLLPGFWKVLTKARDKGVYLLNLSSHDGRKILNSSFDKSEYDQVLNFLGVKSVSVDWYAKCIQSSNLVDGVSEDLYLQLLLFVAKNWSSRFKGTNIKRIPLIKYVASDGTLASFSLDECAQPHPFSKRVVLTDSSESNACSWLINWNKEFSFAANQFFMPESIQNAILCFAHKQTLMEWLANEVYVTNLSVYTFANVFCSSAKNNNKLAIAYAHFLYHSLLKGYLSKREVDSLCNSLPLVDNYGCVTQRRKGVLLPANVSKWADLIVSNPWRNENYVELGNVYLNASSYAGQFTASEMLINFLTTHVGASDIPYISPPNAGFSAVNTPLTKDNAFLLLDWIRNLKYKGVHLPERFLKCIKDGSWLKVTINGYRPPSKSFLIRSPLGKILQSGSVLVDIPLIDESFYGDRINKYEEELKTIGVMSSCEDACNFIGRELMSRASSFTLSKNHVLLMLNFVQYLRRSVLPLEKFVNSIRDEPWLKTSWGLRSPVGTVLYDSGWQVASQISNIPFIDQSYYGEEISNYKEDLKLLGVIVELSGNHQIVIEHLKSPSNLASLTAEAVLLIIKCIRFLNAPTKLLSSLKEASCLKTNLGYKLPIECFLYDQVWGCILDVFNGLPVIDHKFYGEKIFDYKDELRKIGVVVDFGDAIKIFASLFNQKASQTSFNPENVMSFLSCCKQLKGTVYKFPSDFSTIIHNQKWLYTKVGCYVCPRKCILYGPEWKSISSITCLPFIDDSDKFYGATIHEYKEELKNIGVVTELKHGVRFVPECMNFPSDSSTITPESVFSLMECIRSLLQEHKLSIEDDFKKQLSRNWLKTHAGYRPPEMCLLFDAKWRTFFNPTDGPFIDGNFYGPKMASFQKELIAIGVTVDLENGCALLASHLDSLCNTDNIVKIYRYLSEYNWKPEEEADKKIWIPNGTEGGKWVNSEECIIHDPDKIFSLKFYVLEDIYDRKILPFFTFAMEVRSKPSLDDYVDVWNDWERSSEELSYDKCSKFWMFILKHLGTNTEKKLSERLIKLPVTTGSNEIFLLDKEDVFIPDNLHLKKLFEQENFFVWYPQQNFGPLSISKIYDIYRKIGARNISESLCMEESSVVDDDGVELVQVDHNSIFNLKGLVKLILGFLSCSSLKMEPDKRHDAVQGLLNLSFLETMVPVTVSYSLSLSSGNIITKKDDKMVRWERQNAKFFIQKTDDSHRNTLKYATYFSEAISEGVLCENHDFVPALSELITLGFVLKFKNGDIEFLMETKNLQIFCEDEKFLSSAFPSD, via the exons ATGGCTACTCCGAAAGAACACATTGAAGAGATAAGAACAACAAAGTTTTCTATTGGCGGGAAACCTAATCCTTTGACTGAAGATCTTCATCATGCTGTCAAAAATCTTTCTGCTGAACTTTATGCAAAAGATGTTCATTTTCTTATGGAACTCATTCAA AATGCTGAAGATAACAACTATCATGAAGGAGTGAGTCCAACACTTGAGTTTGTCATAACTTCTGATGACATTACTGGTACTGGTGCTCCAGCCACATTGCTTATTTTCAACAATGAAAAGGGTTTCTCTCCGAAAAACATCGATTCCATTTGCAGTGTTGGAAGGTCAACAAAGAAAGGCAACAGGAGCAGTGGTTACATAGGAGAGAAAG GAATTGGTTTCAAGAGTGTGTTTCTGGTTACTGCTAAGCCTTACATTTTTAGCAATGGATATCAGATAAGGTTCAATGAGAAGCCTTGTCCACATTGCAGCCTTGGCTATATAGTTCCTGAATGGGTTGAGAAGCCAACCCTTATTGACATAACACAGATATATGGTAAAGATTCTCTTCCAACTACTACGACAATCGTCTTGCCCCTGAAGCCAGATAAGGTCAAACCTGTTAAACAGCAGCTCTCAAGCGTTCATCCAGAAGTCCTTTTGTTTCTAACCAAAATCAGACACCTTTCTGTCAGAGAAGTTAATGAGAATCCTGAGCAGAACACTGTGACTGCTGTATCTATTTTAAGTGAGATTAACTTTGTGACTAGGAAAAACATGAATGCCGAGTCTTACACACTCCATCTCTCTGCAGAGGAGAATACTGATGCTGAGAAGGAATGCAGCTACTATATGTGGAAGCAAAAGTTTCCAGTCAGGTCGGAAAATGTGGTCGAAAGGAGAACTGATGTGGAAGAATGGGTTGTGACACTGGCCTTCCCTAATCAAGAGAGGCTTCATAGAGGCAAAAGCTCACCAGGGGTCTATGCTTTTCTTCCTACAGAGATGGTCACTAATTTTCCTTTCATTATTCAAGCCGATTTTGTCCTTGCCTCATCAAGGGAGACAATTCTCTTGGATAATAAATGGAACCAAGGGATACTTGAATGTGTTCCATCAGCCTTTATGGATGCACTCAGAACACTTGTCATAGGATCAGATGAAGCTCCAGTATCCAGTTTGGTGCGTATGTTCAAGTTCCTTCCAATTGAAAGTTCTCCATTTGAGAAGTTTAATTATGTGAGGGACAAAATCAAAGCCAAATTGGTTGACGAAAATATTGTCCCTATTGAAACATACACAAAGCAGAAGCACTTCTATAAGCCTGGTGAAGTTAATAGGCTGCTACCTGGATTCTGGAAAGTTTTAACTAAAGCCCGGGACAAAGGAGTGTACTTGCTTAACCTATCTTCTCATGATGGGAGGAAAATCTTGAATTCTTCATTTGATAAAAGTGAGTATGATCAAGTGCTCAATTTTTTAGGGGTAAAATCAGTGTCCGTTGATTGGTATGCAAAGTGCATCCAGAGTTCTAATCTTGTGGATGGAGTATCAGAAGATCTCTATCTTCAGCTTTTACTTTTTGTTGCAAAAAACTGGTCTTCAAGATTTAAGGGCACAAACATTAAGAGGATTCCATTGATTAAATATGTGGCTTCTGATGGTACTCTAGCCTCTTTCAGTCTTGATGAATGTGCACAGCCCCATCCATTTTCTAAGCGAGTAGTACTAACTGACTCAAGTGAGTCCAATGCTTGCTCTTGGCTGATCAATTGGAACAAGGAATTTTCATTTGCAGCAAACCAGTTTTTTATGCCTGAAAGCATACAAAATGCTATATTGTGTTTTGCCCATAAACAGACTTTGATGGAATGGCTTGCAAATGAAGTTTATGTTACTAATTTGAGCGTGTACACTTTTGCCAACGTCTTCTGTAGTTCTgctaaaaataacaacaaactTGCCATTGCATATGCTCATTTCCTATACCACTCTTTGTTAAAAGGTTATTTGTCAAAGCGGGAGGTTGATAGTCTATGTAATTCTCTGCCACTTGTTGACAACTATGGCTGCGTCACACAAAGAAGAAAAGGGGTTCTCTTGCCTGCAAATGTGAGCAAATGGGCAGACTTAATTGTTTCTAATCCTTGGAGGAATGAAAATTATGTTGAGCTTGGAAACGTTTACCTAAATGCATCATCTTATGCTGGTCAATTTACAGCTTCCGAGATGCTTATTAATTTCCTCACAACTCATGTTGGAGCTTCTGACATACCTTATATATCTCCTCCGAATGCTGGGTTTTCCGCCGTTAATACACCACTTACAAAAGACAATGCCTTTTTGCTTTTGGATTGGATTCGGAATCTGAAGTACAAGGGAGTACACCTACCAGAGAGGTTTTTGAAATGTATAAAAGATGGAAGCTGGCTTAAAGTTACCATCAATGGATACAGGCCTCCTTCAAAGTCGTTCTTAATTCGCTCACCATTGGGGAAAATTTTGCAAAGTGGTTCAGTTCTTGTTGATATACCTCTGATTGATGAGAGCTTCTATGGGGATAGAATAAATAAGTATGAAGAGGAGTTGAAGACAATTGGAGTGATGTCCAGCTGTGAGGATGCATGCAATTTCATTGGAAGAGAACTGATGTCTCGTGCGTCTTCCTTTACTTTAAGTAAGAATCATGTTCTTTTGATGCTTAACTTCGTCCAATATCTCAGGAGAAGTGTTCTTCCTCTGGAAAAATTTGTAAACAGCATCAGAGATGAGCCTTGGCTAAAGACATCTTGGGGTCTTAGGTCTCCTGTGGGAACTGTATTGTATGATTCCGGATGGCAAGTGGCATCACAAATTAGTAATATCCCCTTTATCGATCAATCTTATTATGGTGAGGAAATATCTAATTACAAAGAGGACCTAAAGTTGCTAGGCGTGATAGTTGAATTATCTGGAAATCACCAAATTGTCATTGAGCATTTAAAATCACCCTCAAATTTGGCCTCTTTGACAGCTGAGGCTGTTCTTTTGATAATAAAATGCATCAGATTCTTGAATGCCCCTACGAAGCTGTTAAGTTCACTGAAGGAAGCAAGCTGCCTTAAGACAAATTTGGGTTACAAACTACCGATTGAATGTTTCTTGTATGACCAGGTATGGGGCTGCATTTTGGATGTATTCAACGGTCTTCCTGTGATTGATCATAAATTCTATGGAGAGAAGATTTTTGATTACAAAGACGAACTGAGGAAAATCGGTGTGGTGGTTGATTTTGGAGATGCTATAAAAATATTTGCTTCTCTCTTCAATCAGAAGGCATCACAAACTTCATTTAACCCAGAAAATGTCATGTCTTTTCTTTCTTGTTGCAAGCAGCTTAAGGGAACTGTATATAAATTTCCTTCTGATTTCTCAACCATTATACATAATCAGAAGTGGCTATATACTAAGGTTGGTTGTTATGTGTGCCcaagaaaatgtattttatatgGTCCTGAGTGGAAATCTATTTCTTCAATTACTTGTCTCCCTTTCATTGACGACAGTGACAAATTTTATGGTGCGACAATACATGAGTACAAAGAAGAGCTGAAGAACATTGGAGTTGTTACTGAATTGAAACATGGAGTGAGGTTTGTGCCTGAATGTATGAATTTTCCTTCAGATAGCTCCACCATTACTCCTGAAAGTGTGTTTTCTTTGATGGAATGCATCCGAAGTCTATTGCAAGAGCATAAGCTTTCCATCGAAGATGACTTCAAAAAGCAATTATCGAGAAATTGGTTAAAGACACATGCTGGTTATAGGCCTCCAGAGATGTGTTTGTTGTTTGATGCCAAGTGGAGGACTTTCTTCAATCCAACTGATGGGCCTTTTATTGATGGAAATTTTTATGGACCTAAAATGGCATCTTTCCAGAAAGAACTCATAGCAATAGGAGTCACTGTTGACCTAGAGAATGGGTGCGCCTTACTTGCCAGTCACCTTGACTCTCTCTGTAACACTGATAATATTGTGAAAATATACAG GTACTTATCCGAATACAATTGGAAACCAGAGGAGGAAGCTGACAAGAAAATTTGGATTCCGAATGGAACTGAAGGTGGAAAGTGGGTCAACTCTGAAGAATGCATCATACATGACCCAGATAAGATTTTTAGCTTAAAATTTTATGTTCTTGAAGATATCTATGATAGGAAGATTCTTCCCTTCTTTACCTTTGCCATGGAAGTCAGGAGTAAGCCCTCACTTGATGATTATGTTGATGTTTGGAATGATTGGGAGAGATCATCAGAAGAATTGTCATATGATAAGTGCTCGAAATTCTGGATGTTTATCCTGAAACACTTGGGCACAAATACAGAGAAGAAACTTTCTGAGAGGCTGATCAAACTACCTGTAACAACAGGCAGCAATGAAATATTTCTGTTGGATAAAGAAGATGTGTTTATTCCTGATAACCTTCATCTGAAGAAACTTTTTGAGCAGGAGAATTTTTTTGTGTGGTATCCTCAGCAGAACTTTGGGCCATTGTCCATTTCCAAGATATACGACATCTACCGAAAAATCGGTGCTCGAAATATCTCTGAATCACTATGCATGGAAGAATCATCCGTAGTTGATGATGATGGTGTTGAACTGGTGCAAGTGGATCATAATagtattttcaatttaaaaggTTTGGTTAAGCTCATTCTTGGTTTCCTTTCTTGTTCTAGCCTGAAAATGGAACCAGATAAGAGGCATGATGCTGTTCAAGGTCTTCTCAACCTGAGTTTCCTTGAGACAATGGTGCCGGTCACGGTCAGCTATAGTTTATCACTGTCATCAGGGAACATCATTACCAAGAAAGATGACAAAATGGTACGCTGGGAAAGGCAAAATGCCAAGTTTTTCATCCAGAAGACGGATGACTCTCATAGAAATACACTGAAGTATGCAACATATTTCTCTGAAGCAATATcagaaggtgtcttgtgtgagAATCATGATTTTGTTCCTGCTCTCTCAGAATTGATCACGTTGGGTTTTGTGCTGAAATTCAAGAATGGAGATATTGAATTTCTGATGGAGACCAAGAATTTACAGATTTTCTGCGAGGATGAGAAGTTCCTCAGTTCTGCATTCCCTTCTGACTAA